The Candidatus Celerinatantimonas neptuna DNA segment TATTGCACCTCAGGACATCTGGAATAAATTAGGGGCTGATATCCTTCGGTTGTGGATTGCTTCAACCAATTATACCGCTGAAATGACTGTTTCTGATGAAATCATCAAACGCTCTGCAGATGCTTATCGTCGTATTCGTAATACAGCCAGGTTCCTCTTAGCTAACCTGAGTGGTTTTGAACCTTCTGAGCATATGGTTAAAACCGGTGACATGGTGGCACTTGATTGTTGGATGGTTCAAAGAGCATTAGCGACACAGCAAGAGATTATCAAGGCTTATGAGAATTATCAGTTCCATGTGGTTTATCAGAAATTAATGCATTTCTGTTCTATCGAACTGGGTAGTTTTTATCTCGATATTATTAAAGACAGGCAATATACGGCTAAAACAGAAAGTCATGCCCGTCGTTCTTGTCAAAGTGCCCTGTTCCATATCGCAGAGGCTATGACTCGTTGGATTGCTCCTATTTTGAGCTTTACCGCGGATGAAATTTGGCAGGCTCTGCCAGGTAAGCATGATGAGTTCGTTTTCACTGGCGTTTGGTATGATGGGTTCGATTGCGAAGTTTCTGCTGAGGCTGATAGTTTCTGGCAGGAAGTTCAGTCAGTACGTGATGAGGTGAACAAAGTCATCGAGCAGTATCGAAATGAAAAAGTTATCGCAGGTCAGTTAGACGCGCATGTGGCTATTTATGCGAGTCAGTCTCTTAAAGAGAAATTAACATCATTAGGTGATGAGTTGCGGTTTGTGTTGTTGACCTCTGAAGCAGATGTTTTAGATCTGTCTGATGCTGATGAAACGGCTCGTGAAACCGAGATTGAAGGTTTGAAAGTCCAGGTCAGTAAAGCGAGTGGCGAAAAATGTGAGCGTTGTTGGCAGCATCGTAAAGATGTAGGGACTCATGATGAACATCCTACTCTGTGTGGTCGTTGTGTAACGAATGTTGCCGGTGACGGTGAACAAAGGCAATTCGCTTGATGATGCATTCTCGTTCAAATCAATTGCGCTGGCTGTGGCTCAGCGCAATCATGTTGATTGCAGATCAATTGACAAAATATTGGGTAGCCCATTCATTAGATTTATATCAGATGATACCGGTTACCCGTTTTTTTAATTTGGTCTATGTACATAATTTTGGTGCTGCATTTAGCTTTTTGGATAATCAGAATGGCTGGCAGAAGTGGCTATTTACGATATTAGCTGTTTTCGTCTGTTTAATTTTGGTTTGGTGTTTAAGGCGAATGAGCAAGCCTCAACCTATTACAGCCTGTGGTTATGCATTGGTGATAAGCGGTGCATTGGGGAATGTCATTGATCGGATGATTCATGGTTACGTGATTGACTTTTTAGACTTCTATTGGAAAGGATATCATTGGCCTGCTTTTAACATTGCAGATAGTTGCATATGTGTGGGGGCTGTTTTATTGATCATTGATAGTTTTTTACACCCTGCCAGACGTTTTGATGAGGAGTAATCATGTCAATTCAACAAGGTGATCATGTGACCCTCCATTTTGAATTGAAAACATTGGATGGGCGAGTTGTGGAGTCAACTTACCACAGAGGTAAACCTGCTGAATTGGTGATTGGTGATGGCCATCTTCCAGAGTCTTTTGAACATTATCTTATCGGTTTAGATTTGGGTCAGAAGGAGCAGTGGCAACTAGAGCCTGAATCAGCATTCGGAATAGTAAGTGATGAGCGGATTGCTTATTTTACAGTGGATCAGTTTCCTTCTGATAGCATGGTATCGGTTGGAACCGTGATGGGGTTTAGCCAGCCTAATGGGAATGAGATCCCTGGGATTATCAAATCCATTGATGGCGATTCTGTTACGGTTGATTTTAACCATCCTTTGGCAGGAGAGAACATTCTGTTTTCTGTTGAAATTGTTGATTGTTGTGATTCACAGCGGAGATGAGTATGGAGATTATTCTTGCTAATCCTCGTGGCTTTTGTGCCGGAGTGGATAGAGCAATATCCATTGTTGAAAGAGCACTAGAGCTTTTTGATGCCCCTATTTATGTGCGCCATGAAGTTGTTCATAATCGCTTTGTTGTTGCTGGGTTGCGCCAGCGTGGTGCTATTTTTGTTGACGAACTGGATGAAGTTCCTGAAGAAGCTATCTGTATTTTTAGCGCTCATGGTGTTGCTCAGTCGGTTTCTCGTCAGGCAAAAGAGCGTCGATTAAAAGTTTTTGATGCGACTTGTCCTTTGGTAACGAAGGTTCATATGGAGGTGACCCGTGCCAGCCGTAAAGGGGTTGAATGTGTTTTAATCGGTCACTATGGTCACCCTGAAGTGAATGGCACAATGGGGCAATATGATAACTCTGAAGGTGGTATTTATCTGGTTGAAACAGCCGATGATGTCGCTGACTTAGTGATAAAATCTCCAGATGAGCTATTTTATTGCACGCAAACGACATTATCTGTTGATGATACCTCTGATGTGATTGATGCGCTGAGAGCTCGCTTTCCATTGATCAAAGGGCCTCGTAAAGATGATATCTGTTATGCGACCCAAAACCGGCAAGATGCCGTTTCTCATTTAGCTGCCGATACGGATATCGTTCTGGTTGTCGGATCAGCGAATTCATCAAATTCAAACCGGTTACGCGAAAAGGCGGCCAGATTAGGAACACCGGCTTATTTGATCGATAGCTCTGAAAATATTAATCCCGATTGGTTTTCTGATACCAGTCGAGTCGGGGTTACAGCGGGCGCTTCTGCTCCTGAAGTATTAGTTCAGGATGTTGTTTCCCGGTTGCAAGAGCTCGGAGGTGAAGTCGTGACTGAATCAATTGGTCGTGAAGAGAGTATTGTTTTTGAAGTTCCCCGAGAGCTGAGGATCCTGTAGTTAATTTCGATTCAAGATAGGATGCCATTATGAATTTGAATTTAAAGTGAACAATTGAGATCATGGGCATTCTATGGCAAATGGATCTAACGCGGGAATTGCATCTGATATGTGGCTAAAAATTTTCTTTATCTCAGCCATAAATTAAATAACTGGATCAATGCAAGAGGGACTTTCTGGGTTCTTTTTCTTTTGTTGTAACGGGATGTATTGATCTTGTTTTATCTTTCCATTACTAAATAGCTTCAGATCTGCATAACCTGCTCTTTTTCAAACCGTGTTATTTTAATGGCCGGCTTTAATTATCCTGGAATGTATAAGCAAGCAGACCCGCGATTAGCTACCATAAAGGTCATACAGCTACGATGTCGTGAATGTTCCATCTAAGCTATGTTTTTCAACTGTTCAAAGACGGTTTCTATGATAAATCGGATTCTTAACATAAGCTTATCCCAGAGTTTTTAGATCTTGGGGGGCCTATTTTTGCGTTGGCCCGTGACGAATTTGAGCTCACGTTCGTTTAGCTCTGTTTCTAACGATTTTGATATATATCCTTTGTCGCCGAACAACGTACCCAAAAGCCCATCAACCATTTCAGGAACTGGTGCTCTATCATGAGCAGATGGAGTTTAAAGCCATACAACCAACCCCTGTATCCTTTTCCTCGCATCGCTATATCTGCAAACACTTTGTGCCTTGGAATACGTAAGTTATGACAGACTTTGTGGGTGGTAGAATCAACATAGGCCATGCCTGTTGGTTTTGCTTTTCGTTGGGTCATGTGGGCACACAAGGGGACTCGCACTGTCTGCATCAGTTTGAACATTCCCGTATAACTGACCCAATCAGGAAATGCCCCGAGTCAGTACAGACACACCCGTTTGATGTAGAAACGTTTAAAATCACGAAAACCCGATTGATGAAAGGCAATGACGATAGTCATGACTTCACCCAGTGAAAGTCGACAAGGCTTAAACCACTTTCCTTTTCCACGCTCAAATCAATGGGCTTCCCATGCGGGTTTAAACTGGGTGTAAAAATCATCTACATACATTGACTCTCAATTATCCATGCCCTTGTCCTTTGTGTTCACCTTTTCTTTGGTCAGAAGAGCTGATCACAGCAAAGGTTTTTAGTTCCTCAATTTTCATTTTTCTTATGCGCAGCTCAGGTTAAATATAATTAGAATATCTTGATCGTTGTATAAAATATCATCGTGTTTGAATGGGCTTACCTTTATTTGTGTTTCATCAAAATTCCCAATATCTATCGGAGAATTTTAGTGATAATATTATTAATATGAATGAAAGATCTGGTTTTACATTACTTGAAGTGATGATAGCTGCTGCGTTGTTAAGTATGTGCATTATCTTTTCAAGTCAGTTTTTATCTTATAGTCGATGGATGTTATTAGATGCGGCACGCCGTCAACATGCTAATTTGGTACTTGAATCCGTTGCAGCTATTGCTCAGGCTGATCATCGTGAATGGTTGAAAAATGCACCCTGGCATTATCAGTTGTCGGATGCTGAGTCACAAATAACAAGTGAACAGAACGGAAATTTGGCTCAAGATTTCAGGACGATAAAGATGTTATTTCGCTCGCAAAAACAAAACGGACTATTTGCATTAATTGCTCCTCGGTTAGAGATCAGTCTTGTTTCTCATGGTTTGTTAACTTTAAAGGTTTACTGGCAAAGTCATGACCATCTGAAAGAAATAGTCCGTCGTATTCAACTTCAGCCATGAGATTATTGAGTGTCAGTAGTGGTTTCACACTGATTGAAATGATGATTTCGATTAGCTTATCAGTCCTTCTGTTTCTGGGGGGATACCATGTTTATTTTGAGTATATTCATCAGAATATGGTGATTCATCAGTTAGCTGATATACAGCTGAGGGGGGAAGCCGCGCTTCAATTATTGACCGACAATATTAGAGAAGCTGGTTTTTGGGGTGAATTGACTCCACTTCCTGTTTCTGCTGTGCAATGGCGTCTCCCGGCGGTTCGATATTATTGCGATATTTCATCGCTAAATCATGTGGATTACCCTTCCAAATCTAAATGGCCGCTCCCTTTAATTGTATCTGATGTACCTCTGGGGTATAGGAAACGAGGTTGCGTTGGTAGTGCTCGAGTTCCTTTAGTCGCACATTCGCTCATTGTGTCGGTGTTACATTTGTCGGGTCCGTATAGTCGAGATCGAAGCAGCATTGTTCATTTAAAGACGTTTTTAAAAAGAGGTATGTTCACTACTCAGCAGAACAATCTAAGCACCTCTTCTAAGGGCCAGTTGTGGCGCTATCAACATCAGTGGTTTTTCATTACCCGAAATAAGCAGGTGCCTGAATTACGCCGTGTCTATCTTTCGAATAAAGGGATTGAAGGGGAGAATCAGGGCGCTATCGTGAAAGGGATTGAAAGAATAGAAGCCCGACTGGCGGTTTGTCGAAAGGGACGATTGATCTGGTTGCAAGTTAAACAGTTAAGTGATGACGACTGGTCTCGGTTAGTTGCTCTACATTTAGGGTTACTTGTTCGGGCATTGCATCCTGACAGTGGTTATATCAATGATCATCTTTATCAAATTGCTGGTGTAAAGGTGGGACGGTTTCATGATCATTACCGTCGTTTAAGTATGGAGCAAGTGAGCTGGCTGGCAAATATGGCAGAGCATACCAAATGCGAAATTTAAAACAGCAGGGCGTTGTTTTATTGATGATTCTCAGCATTATTATTTTGTTGATGGAAGGCTGTTTAGTTCTGACTCAGATGTGCGAATTGGATCTCCATTCCACTCAAATTGCGCTTAAAAATCATCATGATTGGATGGTATTACAACATCATTCTTTTGATCAGATTCGTTTATTAGTGCAGGGAAAGTCAGTCGTTAAAGGGGAAATGGTTTCTTTTCGAGTGAAACCAATCTGTAAGGCTCAATGCTGGAAGAATAACACAGAGTGCCAACTGGTTGATTTGATTGCACGTTACCATCACAAATTCCTTGAGTTAGGTTTTCTTAAACCGGCAGGTACATCTCATATTGTTTTGACTGATTGTCCTGTGACTCATTTTGCTGCTACACAAGGGGCTCTTCTTTGGTTGCATCGACGATATGAATCGTTTTAATTCAGGCTTTAATTTGATCGAATTGCTAATTGCCCTATCTATAGTTGGGATTTTATCCGTGATGGTGCAGCCTAGCTATCAGAAATTAGTTGCTGTTTATCATCGGCATCAAGTCGAATCTGAACTGTATTTGATACGTGATTGGGTCGAGCAGTACTATCTCGATTACGAGCAGTGGCCTTCATCGATTAAACAATTATCCAGTCGTCCACCCAAGATACCTGGCGTGTATTTTTCATTACATCATTCATCACTTCGGCGAGATAGACTCGATATTGAAGCTCAGATAACGTTTTCAGGGGGATTGCTTAATTCGTGTCGCCTGTTGATATTGTCAGTCACAGATCCAAGCCATCATTTAGAGTGCGGAACATGATTCTTTGATCGTAGATTGAGTCAAAGAGCCTGCCAGATTAAGTGTGATGTTTGCACAGTGGTGATTCAAATAAAGGTTAAGTGTCATATTGCTGTTATATGCCTGCCCCTCGCCGTTAAATCGAATGGATTTACGGTGCATGTTTAAAATGATGTTGGCTGGAATAGGTTGGGTTCTGAGAAGTGTATCTGATGATGTGAGTTGATTCGTATGAGATGTGTCGATAAATATACTCAGAGGGCTTTGCCAATGAGATTGACATCGGTTGTCATCATTTAAAGAACAAATTCGGATGATTTGATGATTCTGTATTGCCTGGAGTCTCCCCCAACGGATGAATTCTGTTAATTGTTCTTGGATTTTAGTGAGTTGTTGAATCTGCACAAATCGGGTTGTTTGTTGTAGTGCAAAACCTGCAATTATGGTGGTCAGCAGTAAAACAACTAATATTTCAATAAGAGTGAATCCTTCTTTTTTTTGTAGTGAGATGTCCATATCCTGATTGGGCCTTGTGATTAATTACATGATATTTTGCCACATGTGTAGTTCAAAGTTGTTCTAATTTTACTATTAAGATTGATCCTGATTGAATAGCCTCTTAGGATAAGATATGCAGTATATGTATTGGGTATCATCAGTTATTCGGTATCGATAGGTGCCTTGTGGAATATTGATAGATAGAACTAGAGTCGATAAGAGGAATGGATATGAAACAAGTGATTGCCGTCATCAAACCGTTTAAAATGGATGATGTACGCGAAGCATTGGCCGATGTCGGTATTACAGGGATGACAGTAACTGAAGTGAAAGGTTTTGGACGACAGAAAGGTCACACTGAACTATACCGTGGTGCGGAGTATAAAGTTGATTTCTTGCCAAAAGTTAAAATGGAATTAGTTGTTAGTGACGATGATTTAGAGCGTTGCATTGATACTATTGTTAAGACTGCACATACCGGGAAAATTGGCGATGGAAAAATTTTTGTACGTGATGTTGAACGTGTGATTAGAATACGAACTGGTGAAGAAAACGAAGAGGCTATTTAATATTAGCCTGAAGAATGTAAGTTGGTGCTGATATCCCCATCTATTAATTTGTATGAATCATGAGAAGCTGAATTTATTGATTTTGATGTGGAGTGGGTCTTTGTAAATGGTCGAGATGAAGAATAAAAGGCAAGCTAAGCTAGTTCAGCTTGCCTTTTAACAATTAAAAAATGTTAGTGCTTTTGTTGAGCATTTAGAATTTGTTGGGTTTGTTGCTCAAGTTTAGTCAAGCCTAGTTTTTTATAACCTTGAATCATAATTTTTAGTGCTTCGAGCGTTTTATCGCTTCCTGAATAATTATCGATAACGCTTTTGGCCCGGTTGACAGCCGCGATATAGGCTTCCCGCTTAATATAATATTTTGCAATGTCTATCTCATGCTGAGCCAGACTGTCTTTTAAAGAAATCATGCGCTTTCGAGCGTCTGCAGCGTAAGGGCTATCAGGATAATGTTCTAAAACGACCTGAAAATCTTTAAATGCGGCTTTTATAAAGCTGGGATCACGGTTGTCCCGGTTTATTCCAAGTAAAGATTGTGTAAAATTATAATTAGCTGCCATATTGGTTAGACCCCGCATGTAATAAACGTAATCTAATGCTTTGCTGGTCGGATTGTTTCGGATAAAACGGTCAATATTTGCCAGTGCTTTTTCTGTTTCGTTTTGTTTGTAATAAACATAAATTAACTGAAGTTGCACCTGATCAGAATAAGGGCCGAAAGGATAGCGGTTATCCATCGCTTCTAGCAGATTTTCAGCATTTTTGTAGTTATCTACAGCCAACTCCGTCTGTGCTTGAGAATAGAGTTCCGGGGCTGGTTTATCAGGGACTGTCGGCTTATCCTTATTTGATGAACATCCGGCCAATAATATGGTACATAGCGACAGGCCGGCAATGATATGACTATAACGCATAATCAGAATGGCAGTTTCCTAAAATATTTGTAATCCTAAAGGATAAAGTATCCTTTATGCTTTTCCAAAAGAAAAGCTAAAATAGCGAACTTTACTAAATTCTATGTCTATAAATTACAAGTGATTGTTATGAGCCAACAAATTGAATTGCAGGCCGAAGTGAGTGAAACTCAGGCTGGAATGCGCCTTGATCAAGTTCTTTCTGAGCTTTTTACTGATTACTCGCGTTCAAAATTGAAAGAATGGATCTTGCAAGAGCGGGTGTTCATTGATGGCCGTTTGGCTGATAAACCCCGTGAAAAAATGAATGGTTATGAAATAATAACCGTTAAAGCAATCCTTGACGATGTCATTGAGTGGCAACCAGAGCCTATACCGTTAGATGTTGTCTATGAAGATGATGATATTTTAGTGATTAATAAATCGGCTGGTTTAGTCGTTCATCCAGGGGCAGGCAATTATAGTGGTACTATCTTAAATGGCTTGCTGCATCGTTATCCGCAAAGCCGACAGTTAGCCAGAGCGGGTATTGTGCACCGTTTAGATAAAGATACAACAGGGCTTATGGTCGTCGCTAAAACTGTAGCGGCTCAAACCCATTTGGTTGAACAATTGCAAGCCAGGCAAATTACTCGGGAATATGAAGCAATTGTTATAGGTCAAATGACAGCTGGTGGACTTGTTGATGAACCGATTGGTCGGCATAAGACAAAACGGACTCAGATGGCTGTTGATCCTTTTGGTCGTCCGTCGGTTACACATTATCGAATTGCTGAAAAATTCAGACAACATACCCGATTGCGGTTACGCTTAGAAACGGGGAGAACTCATCAGATCCGTGTTCATATGGCGCATATCGGTCATCCACTGGTCGGTGATCAGGTTTATGCTGGTCGTTTAAGGCTTCCTAAAGGTGCTACACCTGAATTAATTCAAGTGTTGAGAGGATTCCAGCGTCAAGCTTTGCATGCTGTAATGCTTCGACTGGCTCACCCTATTTCAGGAGAGGTGATGGAGTGGCATGCAGAGGTTCCGGAAGATATGGCCCATGTCATGAATGCATTAAGAGATGATAGCGAAATCCATCCCTGGCAGGATTAAAGAAGATTTTCAGTGAGGCAAAAAGATGGCTGTACATTTTATTCAAAATGTTTTTCCCGAAACGGTTTGTGCTGTTTTTACCGATAGGTTACAAGGGTACAGCCAGCCTCCATATGAGAGTTACAATTTGGGAGCTCATGTCGGTGACCAGTATGAGTATGTGTTGAGAAACCGACGACACTTCCAAAGCTATCTTCCCGCAGAGCCTTGTTGGCTGACTCAGGTCCATGGTGTTCATGTTGTTGATGCCGGTTTGGCGAAGCCTGAAACAGAAGCAGATGCTTCGTTTACCCGGGGGCGCAGAACACCTTGTATCATTATGACCGCAGATTGCTTACCTATTTTATTAGCTGACGTGAAAGGGCGTTGCGTTGCTGCACTTCATGGTGGATGGCGGGGTTTGGCTGCAGGGATTATTACGAAGACAATCGATGCGATGGGAATTGAACCTTCATCACTGACTGCATGGTTGGGGCCTGCTATTGGTGCAGATGCTTTTCAGGTAGGCGCTGAAGTCCGTGAAGTTTTTGTTGGCAATCGTCCTGAAAATGTATCAGCTTTTCGTCCCGATGGTGATCGCTATTTGGCGGATATCAAACAAATAGCATATCAGCAGCTACAATCATTAGGGGTGTCTTCTGTTATTCGGCATCCTGGGTGCACTTATCAGGATAGCGAGCATTTTTTTTCCTACCGCAGAGATGGCGTAACAGGGCGTATGGCGTTTGCTATCTGGCTTGAATAAATCTTGCTATACTACTTGAATATAGTGCTATTTATACCCATATGATTGACAAGTCAGTTGGACGATCAGTGATGTGGAGGCGATATGCGCTTAGATCGATTCACCAGTAAATTTCAGTTGGCCATTTCTGATGCTCAATCTCTTGCTCTAGGGCGGGATCATCAATATATAGAGCCAGTTCATTTAATGGTGGCATTACTTAATCAGGATTCTGGTTCAATTCGGCCTATTTTGTTAGATGCAGGCCTCGAAAGTAGTGCCTTGCGTTCTCAACTTACCCAAGAATTGGAAAAAATTCCGCAGGTCACCGGTATTGGTGGCGATATTCAGCTATCCAATGGTTTAATTTCTTTACTTAATCTGTGTGACAAGATAGCTCAAAAGCGTAAAGACAAATATATTTCTTCAGAAATCTTTTTACTTGCGGCCTTGGATGATAAAGGCCCTTTGGGCGAAGTTCTACGGCAGTTAGGGGCTAAGAAAGATCGTCTAGAGAAAGCGATAGAAAAAGCGCGCGGTGGGCAAAATGTTGATGATCAAAATGCTGAAGATCAGCGGCAGGCTTTAGAGCGATATACTATTGATCTGACACAAAGGGCAGAACAGGGAAAATTAGACCCTGTTATTGGTCGTGATGATGAAATTCGAAGAACTGTGCAGGTTTTGCAACGTAGAACTAAAAATAATCCGGTTCTGATTGGTGAGCCTGGTGTTGGTAAAACCGCAATTGCTGAAGGGCTGGCCCAACGAATTATTAATGGGGAAGTTCCTGAAGGGCTCAAACATAAACGGGTATTGGCGCTTGATATGGGGAGCCTTGTCGCTGGGGCTAAATACCGGGGAGAATTTGAAGAAAGACTCAAATCTGTTCTGAATGAATTATCGAAAGAAGAAGGTCAGGTTATTTTATTCATTGACGAACTTCATACGATGGTGGGTGCTGGTAAAGGTGATGGCGCTATGGATGCAGGCAATATGTTAAAACCTGCATTGGCCCGGGGGGAATTGCATTGCGTCGGAGCGACAACCCTTGATGAATATCGACAATATATTGAGAAAGATGCGGCTTTAGAGCGTCGTTTTCAAAAAGTATTGGTGGAAGAGCCGTCAGTTGAAGATACGATTGCTATTTTGAGAGGGCTAAAAGAGCGTTATGAGTTACATCATTCTGTAGAAATTACGGATCCTGCGATTGTCGCTGCTGCGAATCTTTCGAACCGTTATATTTCTGATCGGAAACTGCCGGATAAAGCAATTGATTTGATTGATGAAGCTGCATCAAGTATCCGTATGCAGATTGATTCTAAACCTGAAGAGCTTGATCGTTTAGATCGACGGATCATTCAGTTGAAGCTTGAACAGCAAGCATTGCAAAAAGAAGAAGATTCAGCAAGTCAGGCTCGTCTTGCAAAGATTGAAGAAGAACTGAAAGAACGTGAGTCAAAATCTCGGGAACTTGAAGAGATTTGGAAAACAGAAAAAGCTGCGTTGTCAGGCACTCAGCATATTAAAGCAACTCTGGAACAGGCTCGACTCGATTTGGATGTAGCTCGTCGTGCTGGTGATTTGAATCGTATGTCTGAGTTGCAATATGGTCGAATTCCTGAGCTGGAAAGACAGTTAGATCTGGCTTCTCAGGCAGAAATGCAAGATATGACATTGCTACGGCATAAAGTTACTGAAGCTGAAATAGCCGATGTTCTGGCTCGCTGGACCGGTATTCCCGTCAGTAAAATGCTCGAAGGTGAGCGAGCTAAATTATTACGAATGGAAGAAGAGCTTCACTATCGGGTCGTTGGTCAGCAGGAGGCTATCACCGCTGTATCTCATGCGATTCGTCGTAGCCGGGCCGGGTTGTCTGATCCACATCGTCCAATTGGGTCGTTTTTATTTCTTGGCCCGACTGGGGTCGGTAAAACAGAACTTTGTAAGGCCCTTGCTGAATTTTTGTTCGATACTGAAGATGCAATGGTTCGTATTGATATGTCTGAATTTATGGAAAAACATTCGGTATCGCGTTTGGTGGGGGCTCCTCCAGGATATGTGGGCTATGAAGAAGGTGGCTATTTAACAGAAGCCATTAGGCGTCGTCCGTATTCAGTGATTTTGCTTGACGAAGTCGAAAAAGCGCATAGTGATGTATTTAATATTTTGCTACAAGTTTTGGACGATGGTCGTTTAACTGATGGTCAGGGAAGAACGGTCGATTTTAGAAATAGTGTGATTATCATGACTTCTAATCTTGGATCGGACATTATTCAGGAAGGCTATGGCGAATCGAATTATGATCAGATGAAATCGGTTATTATGGGGGTTCTAACCCAGCATTTCCGTCCTGAGTTTTTGAATCGGATCGATGAAACAGTTGTTTTTCATCCTCTTAATCAAGAGCATATCAGAAAAATTGCTAAATTCCAGATTGATCAGTTGTTACCTAGGTTAGCAGAGCAAGGTTTTGAAGTGACGATTACCGATGAAGCTCTTGATAAGTTGGTTCAGGCTGGGTTTGATCCCGTATATGGTGCCAGACCTTTGAAAAGAGCTCTTCAGCAGCAGCTTATTAATCCATTAGCTGAAGCGTTGCTGGCCGGTCGGTTTACAACTGATAAACCTTTGAAAATTGTGCTCGTAAATAACCAGATTGATGCCATACAGTAAATCTGAGTGGTTCAGGAAGAATAATTTTTCCTGAATCATGGTTTTATTTCAGCTGGGTTTTGCTCTGGTGATGTTCTTCTTCTAAAAGGGATAGATAAAATTTCTTTTGCGTGGGATTGAGTAATTCAGATATCTGGTTATGTTTGAAGAGCGTTAATTGTCGTAATTTACGTAGCATTTGACGGGCAGATAAATCTTCAGCAAAGAGTGAGTCCATCGATTCTGTGTAGTTCTGCTCGATAACTTGCAATTGCTCAAATTGTTCATCGGTTAGTGCTAATATTTTTTTTAATTGCTCAGCGGTCATAGATTAACCTCTTATGCATTTGCTCTAAGTATAGTCATCACTGAGCTGGAAATCGGTCATCTTACGTTCGTATCGATGACATTCCTCTACTCAAATCAATGTATCATGTGTACCATAAAGATAAATGATTCTATAGGCCTATAAACCAATAAGGTGGTCACCATCTATTCTGATTTAAATGGTTTTATTGGTAAAGATCTATGTTTTTAATGCATTTTCATATAGTAAAGAATGTGTAAGCTCCTCAGGTATAATCTTGATTTGTGAAGGTGTTTTGGTTTTTTTTTTAATTTTTTTACCATTAAATACTACTGCGTTGGCTCTACAAAAAGACTATGATTATGCTATTTTACTCCTCATTTTTTACACCCTTAGAGGGTAGGTTAGTTATATGACTCAAAATAAATCACATGATGCAGGTAAAAGACGGGGTATCTATTTATTGCCGAACCTGTTCACAACAGCCGCTTTATTTTCAGGTTTCTATGCTGTTGTTGCTTCAATGAATGGAAAGTTTGAATCAGGCGCAATAGCTATCTTTATTGCTATGATTTTTGATGGTTTAGATGGGCGTATCGCTCGTCTGACTGGTACAGAAAGTGCTTTTGGGGCAGAGTATGATTCGTTGTCTGACATGATCTCTTTTGGTATTGCACCTGCTTTGGTCTCCTATAATTGGGCTCTTAATGGTCTTGGGAAAATAGGTTGGCTAGCAGCATTTATTTTTGCTGTAAGTGCTGCTCTACGTCTGGCCCGTTTTAATACGCAAGTTGGCAAAGCCGA contains these protein-coding regions:
- the lspA gene encoding Lipoprotein signal peptidase; this encodes MMHSRSNQLRWLWLSAIMLIADQLTKYWVAHSLDLYQMIPVTRFFNLVYVHNFGAAFSFLDNQNGWQKWLFTILAVFVCLILVWCLRRMSKPQPITACGYALVISGALGNVIDRMIHGYVIDFLDFYWKGYHWPAFNIADSCICVGAVLLIIDSFLHPARRFDEE
- the bamD gene encoding Outer membrane protein assembly factor BamD, whose product is MRYSHIIAGLSLCTILLAGCSSNKDKPTVPDKPAPELYSQAQTELAVDNYKNAENLLEAMDNRYPFGPYSDQVQLQLIYVYYKQNETEKALANIDRFIRNNPTSKALDYVYYMRGLTNMAANYNFTQSLLGINRDNRDPSFIKAAFKDFQVVLEHYPDSPYAADARKRMISLKDSLAQHEIDIAKYYIKREAYIAAVNRAKSVIDNYSGSDKTLEALKIMIQGYKKLGLTKLEQQTQQILNAQQKH
- the fkpB gene encoding FKBP-type 16 kDa peptidyl-prolyl cis-trans isomerase; the encoded protein is MSIQQGDHVTLHFELKTLDGRVVESTYHRGKPAELVIGDGHLPESFEHYLIGLDLGQKEQWQLEPESAFGIVSDERIAYFTVDQFPSDSMVSVGTVMGFSQPNGNEIPGIIKSIDGDSVTVDFNHPLAGENILFSVEIVDCCDSQRR
- the glnB_1 gene encoding Nitrogen regulatory protein P-II, with product MKQVIAVIKPFKMDDVREALADVGITGMTVTEVKGFGRQKGHTELYRGAEYKVDFLPKVKMELVVSDDDLERCIDTIVKTAHTGKIGDGKIFVRDVERVIRIRTGEENEEAI
- the rluD gene encoding Ribosomal large subunit pseudouridine synthase D: MSQQIELQAEVSETQAGMRLDQVLSELFTDYSRSKLKEWILQERVFIDGRLADKPREKMNGYEIITVKAILDDVIEWQPEPIPLDVVYEDDDILVINKSAGLVVHPGAGNYSGTILNGLLHRYPQSRQLARAGIVHRLDKDTTGLMVVAKTVAAQTHLVEQLQARQITREYEAIVIGQMTAGGLVDEPIGRHKTKRTQMAVDPFGRPSVTHYRIAEKFRQHTRLRLRLETGRTHQIRVHMAHIGHPLVGDQVYAGRLRLPKGATPELIQVLRGFQRQALHAVMLRLAHPISGEVMEWHAEVPEDMAHVMNALRDDSEIHPWQD
- the yfiH gene encoding Polyphenol oxidase, whose translation is MAVHFIQNVFPETVCAVFTDRLQGYSQPPYESYNLGAHVGDQYEYVLRNRRHFQSYLPAEPCWLTQVHGVHVVDAGLAKPETEADASFTRGRRTPCIIMTADCLPILLADVKGRCVAALHGGWRGLAAGIITKTIDAMGIEPSSLTAWLGPAIGADAFQVGAEVREVFVGNRPENVSAFRPDGDRYLADIKQIAYQQLQSLGVSSVIRHPGCTYQDSEHFFSYRRDGVTGRMAFAIWLE
- the ispH gene encoding 4-hydroxy-3-methylbut-2-enyl diphosphate reductase, yielding MEIILANPRGFCAGVDRAISIVERALELFDAPIYVRHEVVHNRFVVAGLRQRGAIFVDELDEVPEEAICIFSAHGVAQSVSRQAKERRLKVFDATCPLVTKVHMEVTRASRKGVECVLIGHYGHPEVNGTMGQYDNSEGGIYLVETADDVADLVIKSPDELFYCTQTTLSVDDTSDVIDALRARFPLIKGPRKDDICYATQNRQDAVSHLAADTDIVLVVGSANSSNSNRLREKAARLGTPAYLIDSSENINPDWFSDTSRVGVTAGASAPEVLVQDVVSRLQELGGEVVTESIGREESIVFEVPRELRIL